In the genome of Actinomadura graeca, one region contains:
- a CDS encoding acyl-CoA thioesterase — MQQTDLPVADYRHVYEFGIRFGDIDSQGHVNNVKFLGYLEDARLEMFHGDPVRKGEQPVRGMVIARHEIDYLAPLLPTVYPIRVETWVTEARPASFKLAYEVRDDDTVYAAATSTLVAFDVSANRLRRFTPEEREFIARYLPPGA; from the coding sequence ATGCAGCAGACCGACCTGCCCGTGGCCGACTACCGGCACGTCTACGAGTTCGGCATCCGCTTCGGGGACATCGACTCTCAGGGCCATGTGAACAACGTCAAGTTCCTCGGCTACCTGGAGGACGCGCGGCTGGAGATGTTCCACGGCGACCCCGTCCGCAAGGGGGAGCAGCCCGTCCGCGGCATGGTGATCGCACGGCACGAGATCGACTACCTGGCGCCGCTGCTGCCGACCGTCTACCCGATCCGGGTGGAGACGTGGGTGACGGAGGCCCGCCCCGCGTCGTTCAAGCTGGCCTACGAGGTGCGCGACGACGACACCGTCTACGCCGCCGCGACCTCGACGCTGGTGGCGTTCGACGTCTCCGCGAACCGCCTGCGCCGGTTCACGCCCGAGGAGCGGGAGTTCATCGCACGCTACCTCCCGCCCGGGGCATGA
- a CDS encoding helix-turn-helix domain-containing protein has protein sequence MFDDLAGQRTGRRIQILRERRGLSRPTLAGLVGMSGSWLKDVERGRLLPPRLPTLVKLAEALGVGDVALLAGTDMNIGDAASIPMASFARIPHEAIPAIRQAVRDPLLTVPGADGPLDIAALADRVRHAWRLWHGSKTHRTDVGRILPALIRDARIAERVAEPEQRREANAVLSDVYALVQHEIVWASEPELIWVVADRGVSAAHSADRPVALAGAAWTLAIVQRSMGDLDGAIRLVADAAALLRPRLDDGPVGLQAMYGALQLHAATTSARAGREGDALRYLDEGGKAAERLPKGYHHPWTQFGTSNVAVHAVSVGADLSKSATARDRARQIDPDTIPSRERRARLMVETARSYHQQRDYSAALDWLERAFSACNDSVHYSPQARQMASDAVDHGGPMIDRRARTFARRLDLPV, from the coding sequence ATGTTCGATGATCTGGCCGGGCAGCGGACCGGCAGACGCATTCAGATCCTTCGGGAACGCAGGGGCCTATCGCGCCCTACCCTTGCCGGACTCGTCGGCATGTCGGGCTCGTGGTTGAAGGATGTGGAGCGCGGTCGGCTGCTGCCTCCCCGTCTTCCCACGCTGGTCAAGCTGGCCGAGGCCCTGGGCGTGGGCGACGTCGCGCTTCTGGCGGGCACGGACATGAACATCGGCGATGCCGCTTCGATCCCTATGGCGTCCTTCGCGCGCATCCCGCACGAAGCGATCCCCGCCATCCGCCAAGCCGTCCGCGACCCGTTGCTGACCGTCCCTGGCGCGGACGGACCCCTCGACATCGCGGCTTTGGCCGATCGTGTCCGGCACGCCTGGCGGTTGTGGCATGGCTCGAAGACGCACCGCACCGACGTGGGACGGATTCTGCCGGCATTGATCCGGGATGCGCGGATCGCCGAGCGGGTCGCCGAGCCGGAGCAGCGCCGGGAGGCGAACGCCGTCCTGTCCGACGTGTACGCGCTCGTTCAACATGAGATCGTCTGGGCGTCCGAGCCAGAGCTCATCTGGGTCGTGGCCGACCGCGGTGTCAGCGCCGCCCACAGCGCCGACCGGCCTGTGGCCTTGGCCGGAGCCGCATGGACGCTCGCGATCGTGCAGCGCTCGATGGGCGATCTCGACGGCGCCATCCGACTTGTCGCGGATGCGGCGGCCCTGCTCCGCCCTCGACTCGATGACGGCCCCGTCGGACTGCAAGCGATGTACGGCGCGCTGCAACTCCACGCGGCCACGACCAGCGCGCGGGCCGGCAGGGAGGGTGACGCGCTGCGGTACCTCGATGAGGGCGGCAAGGCGGCCGAGCGGCTCCCGAAGGGCTATCACCACCCCTGGACGCAGTTCGGTACCTCCAACGTCGCGGTGCACGCGGTATCCGTGGGCGCCGATCTTTCCAAGTCGGCGACCGCTCGCGACCGTGCGCGGCAGATCGACCCGGACACCATCCCGAGCCGAGAGCGCCGCGCTCGACTGATGGTGGAGACGGCCCGCTCGTATCACCAGCAGCGGGACTACTCGGCCGCCCTGGACTGGCTGGAGCGCGCCTTTTCCGCCTGCAACGACTCGGTGCACTACTCCCCGCAGGCACGCCAGATGGCCTCCGACGCGGTCGACCACGGCGGGCCGATGATCGATCGGCGCGCCCGCACGTTCGCGCGACGGCTCGACCTGCCGGTGTGA
- a CDS encoding glycoside hydrolase family 13 protein, whose translation MTRTPWWRDAVVYEVYVRSFADSDGDGEGDLQGIRSRLGYLRDLGVDALWLTPFYPSPLADGGYDVADYRDVDPRFGTLGDFDALVADAHAHGLRLIVDIVPNHTSDRHRWFREAVAAPPGSPARDRYIFRSGRPGEGPGEEDPPNDWPSAFGGPAWTRLPDGEWYLHLYAAEQPDLNWRNPWVRHEFEDILRFWLDRGVDGFRIDVAAGLVKDDAFGDLAGRDARTANGPLSSRPEVHEIYRSWRRVLDGYDGRMAIGEVWTDGPDDLALYLRPDELHQVFQFDLQLAPWSAPAFQDVVTSAMKAVAPTGAAPTWVLSSHDSIRHVTRYEQPEGVPGLELARARAALLLLLSLPGSAYLYQGEELGLPEVTDLPDKARQDPIFHRSDGGQPGRDGCRVPLPWSGKTEPFGFTAEGVLPWLPMPARWASLTVEAQEGDPSSTLAFYRAALALRRRLVPDLPDDLEWLDSPATAVFFKRGPLTCALNCGENPVRLPPGRPLLTSIPPYGDLLPGNAAAWLASP comes from the coding sequence ATGACACGAACCCCCTGGTGGCGCGACGCCGTCGTGTACGAGGTCTACGTCCGCAGTTTCGCCGACTCGGACGGGGACGGTGAAGGCGACCTCCAGGGGATCCGGTCCCGGCTCGGCTACCTGCGCGACCTGGGCGTGGACGCGCTGTGGCTCACGCCGTTCTACCCGTCGCCGCTGGCGGACGGCGGCTACGACGTGGCCGACTACCGCGACGTGGACCCCCGGTTCGGGACGCTCGGCGACTTCGACGCGCTGGTCGCGGACGCGCACGCGCACGGGTTGCGGCTGATCGTCGACATCGTCCCGAACCACACCTCCGACCGGCACCGCTGGTTCCGGGAGGCGGTGGCCGCGCCGCCGGGCTCGCCCGCACGTGACCGCTACATCTTCCGCTCCGGCAGGCCAGGGGAGGGTCCCGGCGAGGAGGACCCGCCGAACGACTGGCCGTCGGCGTTCGGCGGCCCCGCCTGGACGCGCCTGCCCGACGGCGAGTGGTACCTGCACCTGTACGCGGCGGAGCAGCCCGACCTGAACTGGCGCAACCCGTGGGTCCGGCACGAGTTCGAGGACATCCTGCGGTTCTGGCTGGACCGCGGTGTCGACGGCTTCCGCATCGACGTCGCGGCCGGCCTGGTGAAGGACGACGCCTTCGGCGATCTGGCCGGGCGCGACGCGCGGACGGCGAACGGCCCCCTCTCCAGCCGTCCCGAGGTCCACGAGATCTACCGGAGCTGGCGCCGCGTCCTGGACGGGTACGACGGCCGCATGGCCATCGGCGAGGTGTGGACGGACGGCCCCGACGACCTCGCGCTCTACCTGCGTCCCGACGAGCTGCACCAGGTGTTCCAGTTCGACCTCCAGCTCGCCCCGTGGTCGGCCCCGGCGTTCCAGGACGTGGTGACGTCCGCGATGAAGGCCGTCGCGCCGACCGGGGCCGCGCCCACCTGGGTGCTGTCCAGCCACGACTCCATCCGCCATGTCACGCGGTACGAGCAGCCGGAGGGGGTTCCGGGGCTCGAACTGGCCCGTGCCAGGGCCGCGCTGCTGCTGCTGTTGTCGCTGCCCGGATCGGCGTACCTGTACCAGGGCGAGGAACTGGGCCTTCCCGAGGTGACGGACCTGCCGGACAAGGCACGCCAAGACCCCATCTTCCACCGCAGCGACGGCGGGCAGCCGGGACGGGACGGGTGCCGCGTGCCGCTCCCCTGGTCGGGGAAGACCGAGCCGTTCGGGTTCACCGCCGAGGGCGTCCTCCCCTGGCTGCCGATGCCCGCGCGGTGGGCGTCGCTGACCGTGGAGGCGCAGGAGGGCGATCCGTCCTCGACGCTGGCGTTCTACCGCGCGGCCCTCGCGCTGCGGCGCCGTCTCGTCCCCGACCTGCCGGACGACCTGGAGTGGCTCGACTCCCCGGCGACGGCGGTGTTCTTTAAGCGCGGGCCGCTGACCTGCGCGCTGAACTGCGGCGAGAACCCCGTCCGGCTTCCGCCCGGCCGTCCGCTGCTGACCAGCATCCCGCCCTACGGCGACCTGCTCCCGGGCAACGCCGCCGCCTGGCTCGCGTCCCCCTGA
- a CDS encoding S28 family serine protease produces the protein MALLLAAGLTGTGATAAQATATARTDTVRAVPGGVGGHLPTRDRTGLAQADDILVQLKAIPGMQVTEKTSTLPGYRWFWLTYRQPVDHHDPKGKWFEQRIMLQHKSADRPMVLYTSGYNTPETMFTSEPTSLIDGNQISVEYRYFTPSRPEPADWTKDTIWQAATDEHRLIGALKKIYKARWISTGASKGGMTAVYHKRFYPRDVDGSVVYVAPNDVDNDQDRAYDRFFQTVGTDPQCRAHVKALAREILKRRPAMLARFKDAAAKNGWTFGILKTPDRAFENSVMDYEWAFWQYSLQSDCPALPAVDASDDALYGSLDAISGLSFYTDQGLAQYIPYFYQAGTQLGWPTPQFTHLRPLLRYESSYQPRTYVPADIPMRFDRGKAMRDIDRWVREHGSRLLFVYGGNDPWGSEPFRLGKGSRDSAVLTAPGMNHSGRLIARLDADDKADAIADLQRWADVKPGARALTAPPADDVLQLQRPPL, from the coding sequence ATGGCACTGCTGCTCGCCGCGGGGCTGACCGGGACCGGCGCCACGGCGGCGCAGGCGACGGCGACCGCGCGCACTGACACGGTCCGGGCGGTTCCAGGGGGTGTGGGGGGTCATCTCCCTACAAGAGACCGGACCGGCCTGGCCCAGGCGGACGACATCCTCGTCCAGCTCAAGGCCATTCCCGGAATGCAGGTGACGGAGAAGACCTCGACGTTGCCGGGCTACCGGTGGTTCTGGCTCACCTACCGCCAGCCGGTCGACCACCACGACCCCAAGGGGAAGTGGTTCGAACAGCGGATCATGTTGCAGCACAAGTCCGCGGACCGGCCGATGGTGCTGTACACCAGCGGCTACAACACGCCGGAGACGATGTTCACCTCCGAGCCGACATCGCTGATCGACGGCAACCAGATCTCCGTCGAGTACCGGTACTTCACCCCGTCGCGGCCCGAGCCGGCCGACTGGACGAAGGACACGATCTGGCAGGCCGCCACCGACGAGCACCGGCTGATCGGCGCGCTGAAGAAGATCTACAAGGCCCGGTGGATCTCCACGGGCGCCAGCAAGGGCGGCATGACGGCCGTCTACCACAAGCGCTTCTACCCCCGTGACGTCGACGGCAGCGTCGTCTACGTCGCGCCGAACGACGTCGACAACGACCAGGACCGCGCCTACGACAGGTTCTTCCAGACGGTCGGCACCGACCCGCAGTGCCGCGCCCACGTCAAGGCGCTGGCGCGCGAGATCCTCAAGCGCCGTCCCGCGATGCTGGCGCGGTTCAAGGACGCGGCGGCCAAGAACGGCTGGACGTTCGGCATCCTGAAGACGCCGGACCGCGCGTTCGAGAACTCGGTGATGGACTACGAGTGGGCCTTCTGGCAGTACAGCCTCCAGTCCGACTGCCCGGCGCTGCCCGCGGTGGACGCCTCGGACGACGCGCTCTACGGAAGCCTCGACGCGATCTCCGGGCTGTCGTTCTACACCGACCAGGGCCTCGCGCAGTACATCCCGTACTTCTACCAGGCGGGCACGCAGCTGGGCTGGCCGACACCGCAGTTCACGCACCTGCGTCCGCTGCTGCGCTACGAGAGCAGCTACCAGCCGCGCACCTACGTCCCCGCGGACATCCCGATGCGGTTCGACCGGGGCAAGGCGATGCGCGACATCGACCGCTGGGTCCGTGAGCACGGCAGCAGGCTGCTGTTCGTGTACGGCGGCAACGACCCGTGGGGTTCCGAGCCGTTCCGGCTGGGCAAGGGCAGCCGCGACTCGGCCGTCCTCACCGCTCCCGGCATGAACCACAGCGGACGGCTCATCGCCCGGCTCGACGCCGACGACAAGGCCGACGCCATCGCCGACCTCCAGCGCTGGGCGGACGTCAAGCCCGGCGCGCGTGCGCTGACGGCGCCCCCCGCCGACGACGTCCTCCAGCTCCAGCGCCCCCCGCTGTGA
- a CDS encoding sensor domain-containing diguanylate cyclase: MTAVQSSAEDRGGELARTPRRRAFPGRLSLLVVYVPLVVAVHLGLIVAGLLTTPLRLEDLLTFVALVACGAVCIEATRRLGMPAGVARDLLSAWWLPVALLLPPVYALLMPVPLQALLQFRVRRTLVYRRVLTASALGVAGACTSMVFHLVVSEPLAGPPIWLVDAYPGIPAAVGCAALFAVVNSALVAVAAHADNPEGRWRDVLWTRESLLLDVVELCVGILVAITSALTLGLLLLALPPVMLLQRSLMHQQLQAAARTDSKTGLLNAATWQREAGTELSRAQRTHDPLALLLIDIDHFKRVNDTHGHLVGDQVLIGVASTLCHQLRDYDVVGRFGGEEFVVLLPGTDTVEACRVAERLRGRVRRLAVPAEEGTVAVTVSVGVSLLRTHGEDLIELLASADLALYRAKSSGRDRVCLPALDGPEASSA, translated from the coding sequence ATGACGGCAGTGCAGTCGTCCGCCGAGGACCGGGGTGGGGAACTGGCCCGCACGCCCCGGCGCCGAGCGTTTCCAGGGCGCCTGTCCCTGCTCGTGGTCTACGTGCCGCTGGTCGTCGCCGTCCATCTCGGGCTCATCGTGGCCGGGCTTCTCACCACGCCCCTGCGCCTCGAAGATCTGCTGACCTTCGTCGCGCTGGTCGCCTGCGGGGCGGTGTGCATCGAGGCGACACGCCGCCTCGGCATGCCCGCGGGCGTCGCGCGCGACCTGCTGTCGGCGTGGTGGCTGCCGGTCGCGCTGCTGCTGCCGCCGGTGTACGCGCTGCTGATGCCCGTGCCGTTGCAGGCGCTGCTGCAGTTCCGGGTCCGCCGGACGCTCGTCTACCGGAGGGTGCTCACCGCCTCGGCCCTGGGCGTCGCGGGCGCGTGCACGTCCATGGTGTTCCACCTGGTCGTCAGCGAACCGCTCGCCGGTCCGCCCATCTGGCTGGTCGACGCCTATCCGGGCATCCCGGCGGCGGTCGGCTGCGCGGCGCTGTTCGCCGTGGTGAACTCGGCACTGGTCGCGGTCGCGGCGCACGCCGACAACCCCGAGGGCCGGTGGCGGGACGTCCTGTGGACGCGCGAGAGCCTGCTGCTGGACGTGGTGGAGCTGTGCGTCGGGATCCTCGTGGCGATCACGAGCGCGCTGACGCTCGGCCTGCTCCTGCTGGCGCTCCCGCCGGTCATGCTGTTGCAGCGGAGCCTCATGCACCAGCAGTTGCAGGCCGCCGCGCGGACGGACTCCAAGACCGGCCTGCTGAACGCGGCGACCTGGCAGCGGGAGGCCGGCACCGAGCTGTCCCGGGCACAGCGCACACACGACCCGCTGGCCCTGCTGCTGATCGACATCGACCATTTCAAACGCGTGAACGACACCCATGGGCACCTCGTGGGCGACCAGGTGCTGATCGGAGTGGCGAGCACGCTGTGCCACCAGCTCCGTGACTACGACGTGGTCGGCCGGTTCGGCGGCGAGGAGTTCGTGGTCCTGCTCCCCGGCACCGACACCGTCGAGGCGTGCCGCGTGGCGGAACGGCTGCGCGGCAGGGTGCGGCGGCTCGCGGTGCCCGCGGAAGAGGGAACGGTCGCCGTCACGGTGTCGGTGGGCGTCTCCCTGCTCCGCACCCACGGTGAAGACCTCATCGAGCTGCTCGCCTCCGCCGACCTCGCGCTCTACCGAGCGAAGTCGTCCGGCCGCGACAGGGTCTGCCTCCCCGCACTGGACGGCCCCGAAGCCTCCAGCGCGTAG
- a CDS encoding GNAT family N-acetyltransferase: protein MTAVTRPELGDGPHDPPPGYGVELRLVQETDAEALAVLYRENRGYLRPWEPERADSYFTVDGQRTNLRALLDAHGVGEMWPALILMDGEPVGRITLNNILRGPLQSCFVGYWVARAHAGQGVATQAVRQALDIAFEVLRLHRVEAFTRVDNHASQRVLARNGFTVVGTSRHHIHVDGRWHDERMFERLAPWDDGVALVPPPRPA, encoded by the coding sequence ATGACGGCCGTCACCCGCCCGGAGCTGGGGGACGGCCCGCACGACCCGCCGCCCGGATACGGCGTCGAGCTGCGCCTCGTCCAGGAGACCGACGCGGAGGCCCTCGCGGTGCTCTACCGGGAGAACCGCGGGTACCTGCGCCCCTGGGAGCCGGAGCGCGCCGACTCGTACTTCACCGTGGACGGGCAGCGGACCAATCTGCGTGCCCTGCTCGACGCGCACGGGGTGGGGGAGATGTGGCCGGCCCTCATCCTGATGGACGGCGAACCCGTCGGGCGCATCACGCTCAACAACATCCTGCGGGGCCCACTCCAGAGCTGTTTCGTCGGCTACTGGGTGGCGCGCGCGCACGCCGGGCAGGGTGTGGCGACCCAGGCGGTGCGGCAGGCATTGGACATCGCGTTCGAGGTGCTCCGCCTGCACCGGGTGGAGGCGTTCACCCGCGTGGACAATCACGCCTCGCAGCGTGTCCTGGCGCGCAACGGTTTCACGGTCGTCGGGACGTCCCGTCACCACATCCATGTGGACGGGCGCTGGCACGACGAGCGCATGTTCGAGCGGCTCGCCCCCTGGGACGACGGCGTCGCCCTGGTTCCTCCGCCGCGTCCGGCGTAG
- the ettA gene encoding energy-dependent translational throttle protein EttA, which translates to MAEYIYTMQRVRKAHGDKVVLDDVTLHFLPGAKIGVLGPNGTGKSTLLRMMAGLEQPSNGDARLMPGYTVGMLQQEPPLNEEKTVLGNVQEGVAETKAMVDRFNEIAEKMATDYSDELMEEMGKLQEQLDHRNAWDLDSQLEQAMDALRCPPGDAEVAKLSGGERRRVALCKLLLEAPDLLLLDEPTNHLDAESVQWLEQFLAKYEGTVLAVTHDRYFLDNVATWILELDRGRCFPYEGNYSTYLEKKADRLKVEGNKDAKRKKRLQDELEWVRSNPKARQTKSKARLERYEEMAAEAAKTRKLDFEEIQIPPGPRLGNTVIVADKLTKGFEDRVLMDDLSFNLPPNGIVGVIGPNGVGKTTLFRMIVGEEKPDAGALRLGETVQVSYVDQGRGGIDPKKTVWQVVSDGLDHINVGQVEMPSRAYVAAFGFKGPDQQKPSGVLSGGERNRLNLALTLKQGGNVLLLDEPTNDLDTDTLSSLENALLEFPGCAVITSHDRWFLDRIATHILAWEEGSNWFWFEGNFADYEKNKIERLGADAARPHRVTHRKLKRD; encoded by the coding sequence ATGGCCGAGTACATCTACACGATGCAGCGTGTGCGCAAGGCACATGGCGACAAGGTCGTCCTGGACGACGTCACCTTGCATTTCCTTCCGGGTGCCAAGATCGGTGTTCTGGGGCCGAACGGCACCGGCAAGTCGACGCTGCTGCGCATGATGGCCGGTCTGGAGCAGCCGTCCAACGGCGACGCGCGTCTCATGCCCGGGTACACCGTCGGGATGCTGCAGCAGGAGCCGCCGCTGAACGAGGAGAAGACCGTCCTCGGGAACGTGCAGGAGGGCGTCGCCGAGACCAAGGCGATGGTCGACCGGTTCAACGAGATCGCCGAGAAGATGGCGACGGACTACTCCGACGAGCTCATGGAGGAGATGGGCAAGCTGCAGGAGCAGCTCGACCATCGCAACGCCTGGGATCTCGACAGCCAGCTTGAGCAGGCCATGGACGCGCTGCGCTGCCCGCCGGGGGACGCCGAGGTCGCGAAGCTGTCCGGGGGCGAGCGGCGCCGGGTCGCGCTGTGCAAGCTGCTGCTGGAGGCGCCGGACCTGCTGCTCCTCGACGAGCCCACCAACCACCTGGACGCCGAGAGCGTGCAGTGGCTGGAGCAGTTCCTCGCCAAGTACGAGGGCACCGTCCTGGCCGTGACGCACGACCGGTACTTCCTCGACAACGTGGCCACCTGGATCCTGGAGCTGGACCGGGGGCGCTGCTTCCCCTATGAGGGCAACTACTCCACCTACCTGGAGAAGAAGGCCGACCGGCTGAAGGTCGAGGGCAACAAGGACGCCAAGCGCAAGAAGCGCCTCCAGGACGAGCTGGAATGGGTCCGCTCGAACCCGAAGGCGCGGCAGACCAAGTCCAAGGCCCGCCTGGAGAGGTACGAGGAGATGGCCGCCGAGGCGGCCAAGACCCGGAAGCTGGACTTCGAGGAGATCCAGATCCCGCCGGGGCCGCGCCTGGGCAACACGGTGATCGTCGCCGACAAGCTGACCAAGGGGTTCGAGGACCGGGTCCTGATGGACGACCTGTCCTTCAACCTGCCCCCGAACGGCATCGTCGGCGTGATCGGCCCGAACGGCGTCGGCAAGACCACGCTCTTCCGCATGATCGTGGGGGAGGAGAAGCCGGACGCGGGCGCCCTGCGGCTCGGTGAGACCGTCCAGGTGTCCTACGTCGACCAGGGCCGGGGCGGGATCGACCCGAAGAAGACCGTGTGGCAGGTCGTCTCGGACGGTCTCGACCACATCAACGTCGGCCAGGTCGAGATGCCGTCCCGCGCCTACGTCGCGGCGTTCGGGTTCAAGGGCCCGGACCAGCAGAAGCCGTCGGGCGTGCTGTCGGGCGGCGAGCGCAACCGGCTGAACCTGGCGCTGACCCTCAAGCAGGGCGGCAACGTGCTGCTGCTGGACGAGCCGACCAACGACCTCGACACCGACACCCTGTCCAGCCTGGAGAACGCCCTCCTGGAGTTCCCCGGCTGCGCCGTGATCACCTCTCACGACCGGTGGTTCCTCGACCGGATCGCCACGCACATCCTCGCGTGGGAGGAGGGCTCGAACTGGTTCTGGTTCGAGGGCAACTTCGCCGACTACGAGAAGAACAAGATCGAGCGTCTGGGCGCCGACGCCGCGCGGCCCCACCGGGTGACGCACCGCAAGCTCAAGCGCGACTGA